The DNA region TACTTGAACTGCATCACCTCGTCGGCTGCCTTGACCAGCGTGTTGAACCGCCAGTTGATCTCGGCCTGGCCGCCGGTGCCGACCTCGCTGTGGGCACGCTCCACCTTGAGACCGACACGCTCCATGAGGCTGACCATCTCGTCGCGCAGGTCCCCGAAGTGGTCGGTGGGGGCGACGGGGAAGTAGCCACCCTTGTACTTCACCTTGTAACCGCGGTTGCCGCCCTCCTCGACGCGGCCGGTGTTCCAGGCCCCGGCCTCGGAGTCGATGGAGTAGTAGGACTCATTGGCGCGGGTGTCGAACCGGATGTCGTCGAAGACGTAGAACTCGGCCTCGGAGGCGAAGAAGGCGGTGTCGGCGATGCCGGTGGAGGCAAGGTAGTTCTGGGCACGCTCGGCGATGTTGCGCGGGTCGCGGTTGTAGGGCTCGCGGGTGATGGGATCGTGCACGTTGAAGTTGAGGATGAGCGTCTTGTGCTCGCGGAACGGGTCGATCCAGGCGGTGCTCGGGTCGGGCAGCAGGTCCATGTCCGACTCATGGATCTGCTTGAACCCGCGGATGGACGAGCCGTCGAAGGCCAGGCCCTTCTCGTAGGTGTCCTTGTCGAACTCGCGGGCAGGCACCGTGAAGTGCTGCATGACACCGATGAGGTCACAGAAGCGGCAGTCGATCATTTCGACTCCCTCGTTCTTCACATAGGCTAGGAGCTCGTCGGCATTCTGGAACATCTGTCCTCCATCAACGTGTGGTGATGCTTCACACCGTAGCCGGTCACGGTTGCTCTGGCATCACCGGCATGTTTCGGCTGTGTTACAGACGGTCCTCGCGTTGTGCTAGGAAGGTTCCCGATCCGAGGAGGCGAGTCATGCGGGTACTGGTGCTCTCCCGCGGCGTTCCGTGTGCGTCGAGTCCCCTGCGGGGGGTCTTCGAGCTGGACCAGGCCAAGGCACTGGCCACTGCTGGCCACGACGTCCTGGTGGGCTACGTGGATGGCCGCTCGGCTCGTCGAGTACGGCGGTTCGGGTGGTCACATCGCACCATCGACGGGATCGAGACGCTGGGGCTCGACCTGCCGCTCGGGGCAGTCAGTCCCGAGCTGGACCATCAGGCCTACCGACGTGCCACGGGCCTGCTCCATCGTCGTGTCGTCAAGCTCTGGGGAAGCCCAGACGTCATCCATGCCCACTTCAGCAGGCATGCCGCTGCAGTGGCCCGAGCTGGTGTCGACGACGTGCCCCTGGTGTACACCGAACACTTCTCCGGACTGTCCCTCGACGGTGCCGACAGGCGCACCGAGGAGGACGTACGCCGTGCCGTCCGGCGAGCCGATGCCGTCCTTGCCGTGTCGCGCCCACTCAAGGACATCATGGACACCCGGTACGGAGCCACGTGCCGCGTGGTCCCCAATGTCATCGACGTCGACCTCTTCGCGCCGCCCCAGCAGGACGCGGATGAGGCGATTTCGCCCCTGTCAGACTCTGGGAAGGGATCAGGTTCACGAGCTGATGCCCATCTGGTGGCAGCTGGGCAACTCGTTGAACGCAAGGGGATGAAACCTCTCATCGAGGTGGTGGGGGAGCTTGCCGCCACACGCCCGGGACTCACGCTGAGCGTCATCGGTGACGGGCCGCAGCGGCCGGAGCTGGAGCGTCTTGCAGCCCGGATCAATGCGGAGCACCCCGGCACGATCATGATGGAGGGGCTGCT from Cutibacterium granulosum includes:
- the glnA gene encoding type I glutamate--ammonia ligase, with the translated sequence MFQNADELLAYVKNEGVEMIDCRFCDLIGVMQHFTVPAREFDKDTYEKGLAFDGSSIRGFKQIHESDMDLLPDPSTAWIDPFREHKTLILNFNVHDPITREPYNRDPRNIAERAQNYLASTGIADTAFFASEAEFYVFDDIRFDTRANESYYSIDSEAGAWNTGRVEEGGNRGYKVKYKGGYFPVAPTDHFGDLRDEMVSLMERVGLKVERAHSEVGTGGQAEINWRFNTLVKAADEVMQFKYIVKNVAWNNGKTATFMPKPIFGDNGSGMHVHSSLWKDGEPLFFDENGYAQLSDLARYYIGGILKHAPSLVALTNPSANSYHRLVPGFEAPVNLVYSQRNRSACMRIPITGPNPKAKRVEFRCPDPSANPYMAFAAILMAGIDGIQNKIEPHEPIDKDIYELPAEEHEELEQVPTTLEGALQALEADHEYLEAGDVFSSDLIDTWVRIKREDLAELQQRPHPYEFDLYYDI
- a CDS encoding glycosyltransferase, whose amino-acid sequence is MRVLVLSRGVPCASSPLRGVFELDQAKALATAGHDVLVGYVDGRSARRVRRFGWSHRTIDGIETLGLDLPLGAVSPELDHQAYRRATGLLHRRVVKLWGSPDVIHAHFSRHAAAVARAGVDDVPLVYTEHFSGLSLDGADRRTEEDVRRAVRRADAVLAVSRPLKDIMDTRYGATCRVVPNVIDVDLFAPPQQDADEAISPLSDSGKGSGSRADAHLVAAGQLVERKGMKPLIEVVGELAATRPGLTLSVIGDGPQRPELERLAARINAEHPGTIMMEGLLSRSQIAERFARADGFALASQWETFGVVYVEAMAAGLPILATPCGGPSDFLTPDVGMVTRSGSKDDLRAGLGEFLDSLGSWDPAHIRQRAVDRFSPAAVAAELTKVYEDVVPR